The Nitrospirota bacterium genome contains a region encoding:
- a CDS encoding transporter produces the protein MAGTRFSLGFILSLAVMVSPWADLQPAQASCGAVSCFVVIGSQQQVPQAGLLTANAMYNYTPMRLLDGTNGVIPAVDQASRQMILNHHQETRTITQQATLDLNYGVTDRFGLQLTLPYMWRTHKHIDGIGEDGANGEGAASNFGANGIGDIRVGLKYNVLPTLRSMVVLGFGVYLPTGNTHAHDSAGSIMESPSQLGRGQVGLNPTMYQTYELIPHRLNQFSSASYRHTLRNNDGYQFGDEYMLNAGLNLVATPWLVLTGQVNYRYLVHDNFSSSLSRSATPADATFPDEPQVIDPTIKNRSVPTTGSTYHAFSPGFQVNLGQMIESSWTNMTSFYFFAQIPFARDSNNSLAQGTSYIFGLTRSFQMLNPS, from the coding sequence ATGGCAGGAACCAGGTTTTCCCTCGGATTCATTCTCAGTCTTGCAGTCATGGTCTCACCATGGGCTGACCTCCAACCCGCGCAGGCGTCCTGCGGAGCGGTGTCCTGTTTCGTCGTCATCGGGTCGCAGCAACAAGTACCTCAGGCGGGCCTCCTCACAGCGAATGCGATGTACAATTACACGCCGATGCGATTACTGGATGGAACCAATGGAGTTATCCCAGCGGTCGACCAAGCGAGCCGGCAGATGATTTTGAATCATCATCAGGAGACTCGGACCATTACGCAGCAGGCAACGCTCGACCTGAATTATGGGGTCACCGATCGGTTTGGATTGCAACTGACGCTTCCGTACATGTGGCGCACGCATAAGCACATCGATGGCATCGGAGAAGATGGAGCCAATGGCGAAGGGGCGGCGAGCAATTTCGGTGCGAATGGCATCGGGGATATCCGTGTCGGTCTCAAATATAATGTGCTGCCGACGTTGCGGAGTATGGTGGTGCTGGGATTCGGCGTTTATCTTCCGACCGGCAATACCCATGCACATGACAGTGCCGGGAGCATTATGGAGTCGCCCTCACAGCTCGGTCGTGGGCAAGTCGGGTTGAACCCCACCATGTATCAAACGTATGAACTGATCCCGCATCGGCTCAATCAGTTTTCTTCGGCCAGTTACCGGCACACCCTCCGGAATAACGACGGTTATCAGTTCGGCGATGAATATATGCTCAATGCCGGATTGAATCTCGTGGCGACACCGTGGCTGGTCCTCACGGGCCAGGTGAATTATCGCTACCTCGTGCACGATAATTTCAGTTCTTCGCTCTCTCGTTCTGCAACGCCTGCCGACGCGACGTTTCCTGATGAACCTCAGGTGATTGATCCGACCATTAAAAATCGTTCAGTCCCAACCACTGGCTCGACCTATCATGCGTTTTCTCCAGGATTTCAGGTCAACCTAGGGCAGATGATTGAGTCGAGTTGGACCAATATGACGTCGTTCTATTTCTTCGCGCAGATTCCATTTGCGCGGGATTCCAACAACAGTCTGGCGCAGGGAACCAGTTACATCTTTGGGCTGACACGTTCGTTCCAAATGCTGAACCCCTCCTAA
- a CDS encoding TlpA disulfide reductase family protein, with protein MRLRNTNNLLVASMLLIASMGWPAFDGWSMGSRVPAVGMPAEDFRLVDLEGNAQSLSQHRGKIVLVNFWATWCKPCTTEMPAMQASFEKLRDKGFVVLAINELEDDVKVREHIKQYGHTFPVLMDRDNKVANQFGVFGLPVSVFIDQEGRVQEYIKGGLLTEQKIQEIVVRLQTQSGVKAASLK; from the coding sequence ATGAGATTGAGGAACACCAACAACCTGCTTGTTGCGAGCATGCTGCTCATCGCATCGATGGGATGGCCTGCCTTCGATGGCTGGAGTATGGGCTCGCGTGTTCCGGCGGTCGGCATGCCAGCGGAAGATTTTCGCCTGGTCGATCTGGAGGGCAACGCACAGAGCCTCAGCCAGCATCGTGGCAAGATCGTACTCGTGAACTTCTGGGCCACCTGGTGCAAGCCCTGCACGACTGAAATGCCGGCCATGCAGGCCAGCTTTGAGAAGCTTCGTGACAAAGGGTTCGTGGTGCTGGCGATCAACGAGCTGGAAGACGATGTGAAAGTACGTGAACACATCAAGCAGTATGGCCATACGTTCCCGGTTCTCATGGATCGCGACAACAAAGTCGCCAACCAGTTCGGGGTATTCGGGCTTCCCGTCAGCGTCTTCATCGACCAAGAGGGGCGAGTGCAGGAATACATCAAGGGCGGGTTGCTCACCGAGCAGAAGATACAGGAAATAGTCGTTCGGCTTCAGACCCAATCCGGGGTGAAAGCGGCGTCGCTGAAATAG
- a CDS encoding TonB family protein yields the protein MFSSDGQYRLQGWAVSALFHGVALTLALGLMAQGKSVVPKEAFKWDVALVEPQRTQAATTPTQEPAKPTTRQAAPAPAQPQMVTQQVQTREVTPVVQREIRQVVEPSQPIQQTMAVQTRTETVTPIKEQQPAVVQQAQQAVVESIAPVMHHEAVSTEPAIIAASVQQAVSHPEPVTSASTHAVEARAIETASLTRDPDMPASPVPAAAAASDGKPTEAVVREVAPQVAMATSPAPAPAVKADYGWLAESLRRRLAEVKRYPSAARLNGLEGKVVLRAVIRADGHLSDVKVHRSSGHESLDNAAMEAIRLACPLHLKNAIGAAEIAVLVPMVYSLGG from the coding sequence ATGTTCAGTTCAGATGGCCAGTATCGCCTGCAAGGATGGGCGGTGTCTGCGCTCTTTCACGGCGTCGCATTGACCCTGGCCCTTGGCCTCATGGCTCAGGGTAAGTCGGTCGTGCCGAAAGAAGCCTTCAAGTGGGACGTAGCCCTGGTCGAGCCGCAACGGACACAAGCTGCAACGACGCCAACTCAGGAGCCAGCGAAGCCGACAACGCGGCAAGCCGCCCCGGCCCCCGCGCAACCCCAGATGGTTACGCAGCAAGTGCAGACTCGCGAGGTGACGCCGGTGGTGCAGCGTGAGATCCGCCAGGTGGTCGAGCCGAGCCAGCCGATTCAACAGACCATGGCGGTGCAAACGAGGACCGAGACGGTGACGCCAATCAAGGAACAACAGCCGGCAGTGGTTCAGCAGGCTCAGCAGGCCGTCGTCGAGTCGATTGCTCCCGTCATGCACCATGAAGCCGTAAGCACTGAACCGGCGATCATTGCGGCATCGGTGCAGCAGGCCGTGAGTCATCCCGAGCCAGTAACCAGCGCCTCAACACATGCTGTTGAAGCGCGCGCCATAGAGACCGCTTCGTTGACCCGCGATCCGGACATGCCTGCCTCCCCGGTGCCGGCCGCTGCTGCTGCAAGCGACGGGAAGCCTACCGAGGCTGTCGTCAGAGAGGTGGCGCCGCAAGTCGCCATGGCAACGAGTCCGGCGCCAGCGCCAGCTGTCAAAGCCGACTATGGCTGGCTGGCCGAATCGCTAAGGCGACGACTGGCAGAGGTGAAACGGTACCCCAGCGCCGCGCGCCTCAATGGCTTGGAAGGAAAGGTTGTGCTCCGTGCAGTCATTCGAGCCGATGGCCATCTGTCGGACGTGAAGGTGCATCGAAGTTCCGGTCATGAGTCGCTTGATAATGCAGCCATGGAGGCCATCCGGTTGGCCTGTCCGCTGCATCTGAAAAATGCGATTGGCGCTGCCGAGATAGCGGTACTCGTGCCGATGGTCTATAGCCTCGGGGGGTAG
- a CDS encoding sialidase family protein, whose amino-acid sequence MIERKFSIKRLAWTVGIAIGAVSLASIALAEPEQALRFGPKLTTDHNVRAVVGPSVRIDEQGRISMAWVEEDKNTRTVFYSRTEKPEGPIGAPVTVNQPTDAPYMRQEAPALAVAGDEVFLTWALTHPKSTADKPFSNELRLSRSTDGGRTFLPSILVNDDEQVIGHSFDSLHVAADGVVHVVWIDGREGKKESGTFVTRSTDHGRTVVKNLKVDENTCVCCRTSLTTGPDGTLYVAWRKILPGDLRETVVARSTDGGQTFTEPVIVGHDQWVFPGCPHRPASIGTDRLGRLYVVWYTEGMDETPAVFLAYSDDRGATFSPKQKLNVSKGTFPDHPQMAVDPEGRLIIVWEEQSPVRREVVMSLSLDRGQTFSAPKKLNEKKGQTPTLSMNAKGLAALAWMEHAMPNHRMVVQTIQLPVMKVVARQEP is encoded by the coding sequence ATGATTGAGCGAAAATTCAGTATCAAAAGACTGGCCTGGACGGTTGGAATTGCGATCGGCGCTGTCTCGCTTGCGTCGATCGCGCTGGCTGAGCCGGAGCAGGCTTTGCGGTTCGGTCCGAAACTGACGACGGATCATAACGTAAGAGCAGTCGTGGGGCCTTCCGTCCGGATCGACGAACAAGGCCGTATCTCGATGGCCTGGGTAGAAGAGGACAAGAATACACGCACGGTGTTCTACTCGAGAACAGAAAAGCCGGAAGGGCCGATCGGGGCTCCAGTCACCGTGAACCAACCGACCGACGCGCCCTACATGCGGCAGGAAGCGCCGGCGCTAGCCGTGGCCGGAGACGAGGTGTTTCTGACCTGGGCCTTGACCCATCCGAAATCGACGGCGGACAAGCCGTTTTCAAATGAACTGAGGCTGAGTCGGTCCACGGACGGCGGCAGAACCTTTCTCCCGTCGATTCTGGTGAACGACGATGAGCAGGTTATCGGCCACAGCTTCGATTCGCTTCACGTCGCCGCTGACGGTGTGGTGCATGTAGTCTGGATCGATGGGCGAGAGGGCAAGAAGGAATCCGGCACCTTTGTGACGCGTTCGACCGATCATGGCCGCACCGTCGTGAAGAACCTCAAGGTGGACGAGAATACCTGTGTCTGTTGCCGGACGTCACTCACGACAGGACCGGACGGGACGCTCTATGTGGCCTGGCGCAAGATTCTCCCCGGCGATCTCCGCGAAACGGTGGTCGCGCGTTCCACTGACGGCGGGCAGACCTTTACGGAACCGGTCATCGTGGGCCATGACCAGTGGGTGTTCCCCGGCTGTCCGCATCGGCCCGCCTCGATCGGGACGGATCGGCTCGGAAGACTCTATGTCGTCTGGTATACCGAGGGGATGGATGAGACCCCTGCGGTGTTCCTGGCCTATTCGGACGACCGTGGCGCCACCTTTTCTCCCAAACAAAAACTGAACGTCTCCAAGGGAACCTTTCCCGATCATCCGCAAATGGCGGTCGATCCGGAGGGGCGTCTGATCATCGTTTGGGAAGAACAGTCGCCCGTTCGGCGTGAAGTTGTGATGAGCCTGTCCCTCGATCGAGGACAGACATTCAGCGCGCCGAAGAAATTGAATGAGAAAAAAGGTCAGACGCCCACCCTCTCGATGAATGCGAAAGGGCTCGCGGCCTTGGCGTGGATGGAGCATGCCATGCCGAACCATCGGATGGTCGTGCAAACGATCCAGTTACCGGTGATGAAAGTTGTCGCGAGGCAGGAGCCGTAA
- a CDS encoding TlpA disulfide reductase family protein: protein MLAFMSVISAGPASASDPFVSLKMSRLPAGSMVAPFELTALDGTVVKSSELAGKVVLVNFWATWCGPCKEEMPSLARLQQQVDPAHFALLTVTTDLQRQGITHFLSHIGVSLPVLFDEDQEVSRSFMVRGLPTTIVIGRDGTLVGRAVGPRAWDSPEAVAVMRQVMERGK, encoded by the coding sequence ATGCTCGCTTTCATGAGCGTCATCTCGGCTGGCCCTGCGTCGGCGAGCGACCCCTTTGTCTCGCTCAAGATGAGCCGGTTGCCGGCCGGGAGCATGGTCGCGCCCTTTGAACTCACGGCGCTGGACGGCACAGTCGTCAAGTCGAGCGAGTTAGCAGGGAAGGTCGTGCTGGTGAATTTCTGGGCCACCTGGTGCGGGCCCTGCAAAGAAGAAATGCCATCTCTGGCGCGCCTGCAGCAGCAGGTAGACCCTGCGCATTTCGCCCTCCTCACGGTTACAACGGATCTGCAGCGGCAGGGCATCACACACTTTCTCTCTCACATCGGAGTCAGCCTGCCGGTGCTGTTCGATGAAGATCAGGAAGTATCACGCTCCTTCATGGTCCGAGGCCTCCCAACCACGATTGTCATTGGACGGGATGGCACGCTCGTCGGGCGTGCCGTCGGACCTCGTGCCTGGGATAGCCCGGAGGCGGTGGCGGTGATGCGGCAGGTCATGGAGCGCGGGAAATGA
- a CDS encoding TonB-dependent receptor produces the protein MVSFKRVGQVVMAVAVLGSVHAMDHVASAQEPAQPAASQREGQLRDQLKGILHELDELQKAREGAMPPSERPKVVTETVAPEASEAMPEYELSDLSIVSKRFQKRPEGLSLSATIPAETNSQPTRTMKESMESLPGVVLRQANGPRDFSITIRGQGVKTSFATRDIKIYEDGFIQTQSDGLSRLDLHDPWFMRSVEVTRGASSSLYDNYALGGMVQFRTRRGGDINGVETFLSGGSYGYQKYGLAVGQETEKVDIAMLASQVSEDGYIRNSNYNTQTFNFNVRFKADDKQNFYFKAITNWLNTKVPTRLTQAQFHADDRQAGGAQTTCTPGTYNGGCANSLLLNQGRVDRRTIIGGMYERQIDANTVLTMEADYDVKDIQQSFSQISENTNPNYKHYTDLRHDGRLGTMPLKSYVGFFTNQMDQKANQFQNLADGFGTKGTLIQNSRGSIFNIGARFREELEFVPAWTLAAGLGFEQSRLSTQATNYNGTGGLASRANASREYSNWAPETSLTWKPADGYRHWVRGSVGYGIPQMSQLLRDPVTGLPGTNFDLKPQKNLNVEIGTESKLHKTLTVQLVGFMTFFKDEIITQTISGTNTASVNADSSKYKGIEASFDWRPVTGTRISGAYTHVEARYVNFSDRTATGFLVRDGNKVPNVPTDVLNSKVEYDHAPTGWGGWVEGSYYNSYFLNNSNTFSIPSYVVANVNIHKNFELHNSWFRFAKFYLELDNIADKKYAASGQVIGGETAGAAAGNQAFFAGYGRAIYGGVTLGLF, from the coding sequence ATGGTGTCGTTCAAGAGAGTCGGGCAAGTCGTGATGGCAGTCGCAGTACTTGGAAGCGTCCACGCGATGGATCACGTTGCGTCAGCACAGGAGCCGGCTCAGCCGGCCGCCTCGCAACGAGAAGGGCAGTTGCGCGATCAACTCAAGGGCATTCTCCACGAGCTGGACGAGCTTCAGAAAGCGCGGGAGGGGGCCATGCCGCCGAGCGAAAGGCCGAAGGTGGTCACTGAAACAGTGGCACCCGAAGCATCTGAGGCTATGCCGGAGTATGAGCTGTCAGACCTCAGCATCGTCAGCAAACGGTTTCAGAAGAGGCCGGAGGGCCTTTCGTTGTCGGCGACGATCCCGGCGGAAACGAACTCACAGCCGACCAGAACGATGAAGGAATCCATGGAATCGCTTCCGGGTGTGGTCCTGCGCCAGGCGAACGGGCCGCGTGACTTCAGCATTACGATTCGCGGACAGGGCGTCAAAACCTCCTTCGCGACTCGCGACATCAAAATTTACGAAGACGGATTTATCCAGACCCAATCCGACGGGCTGTCGCGGCTCGATCTCCATGATCCCTGGTTTATGAGGAGCGTCGAAGTCACTCGAGGCGCGTCGTCGTCCCTGTACGACAACTATGCGCTCGGTGGAATGGTGCAGTTCAGGACTAGGCGGGGAGGCGACATCAACGGAGTAGAGACGTTTCTGTCCGGTGGTTCCTACGGATACCAAAAGTATGGCCTCGCGGTTGGCCAAGAAACGGAAAAAGTCGACATTGCCATGTTGGCCAGTCAGGTCTCTGAAGACGGCTATATCCGGAACAGCAATTACAACACCCAGACGTTCAACTTTAATGTCCGCTTCAAGGCAGATGACAAACAGAATTTCTACTTTAAGGCGATCACCAACTGGCTGAATACGAAAGTGCCGACCAGACTGACTCAAGCCCAGTTTCATGCCGATGACAGGCAGGCCGGTGGAGCGCAAACGACATGCACGCCCGGCACCTATAACGGCGGTTGCGCAAACTCGCTCTTGCTCAATCAGGGCCGCGTCGATCGTCGCACGATCATCGGGGGCATGTACGAGCGGCAGATCGACGCGAACACGGTGCTGACGATGGAGGCCGACTATGACGTCAAAGACATCCAGCAGTCATTTTCGCAGATCAGCGAGAACACCAATCCCAACTACAAGCACTACACCGATTTGCGGCACGACGGCCGGCTTGGAACGATGCCGCTGAAGAGCTATGTCGGGTTCTTTACCAACCAGATGGACCAGAAAGCCAATCAGTTCCAGAATCTGGCCGACGGGTTCGGAACGAAAGGAACGTTGATCCAGAATTCACGCGGATCCATTTTCAACATCGGTGCCCGCTTCAGGGAGGAGCTGGAATTCGTGCCGGCCTGGACCCTCGCGGCCGGGCTTGGGTTCGAACAGTCCCGTCTTAGCACACAGGCGACCAACTACAATGGAACCGGGGGGTTGGCTTCGCGAGCCAACGCGAGCCGTGAATACTCGAACTGGGCACCGGAAACATCGCTCACCTGGAAGCCTGCTGATGGGTATCGGCATTGGGTTCGAGGCTCGGTGGGATACGGCATTCCTCAAATGAGCCAGCTCTTACGAGATCCCGTCACGGGACTTCCCGGGACCAACTTCGATTTGAAGCCGCAGAAGAACCTGAATGTGGAAATCGGTACGGAGTCCAAGCTGCACAAGACCCTCACCGTTCAACTCGTCGGGTTTATGACCTTCTTCAAAGACGAGATCATCACGCAGACGATCTCGGGAACAAACACGGCTTCCGTCAATGCGGACTCCTCTAAGTACAAAGGCATTGAAGCCTCTTTCGATTGGCGGCCGGTGACAGGCACGCGCATATCCGGCGCCTACACCCATGTCGAGGCCAGATACGTCAATTTCTCAGATAGAACTGCGACCGGGTTCCTGGTCCGAGACGGTAACAAGGTGCCTAATGTGCCGACCGATGTGTTGAACTCCAAAGTTGAATACGATCATGCGCCGACCGGTTGGGGCGGCTGGGTCGAAGGCAGCTATTACAACAGCTACTTCCTGAACAACAGCAACACGTTCAGCATTCCCTCCTATGTCGTCGCGAATGTGAACATTCACAAGAATTTCGAGCTGCACAATTCCTGGTTCCGGTTCGCCAAATTCTACCTGGAGCTGGACAACATTGCGGATAAGAAATACGCCGCATCCGGTCAGGTCATCGGTGGCGAAACCGCCGGCGCTGCCGCGGGCAACCAGGCCTTCTTTGCCGGTTATGGCCGGGCCATCTATGGCGGTGTGACGTTGGGGCTGTTCTAG
- a CDS encoding helix-turn-helix domain-containing protein — translation MNKSLLRVNEAAVVLNVSRWTVYRWVDEGKLSATKIGKQSLRVIGNSVDKLISENRTDH, via the coding sequence ATGAACAAGTCATTACTGCGGGTCAATGAAGCGGCGGTAGTTCTAAACGTGAGCCGCTGGACGGTCTATCGATGGGTGGATGAAGGGAAGTTGAGCGCCACAAAAATCGGCAAGCAGAGCCTGCGCGTGATCGGGAACTCGGTCGACAAGCTGATCTCCGAGAATCGGACCGATCACTGA
- a CDS encoding redoxin domain-containing protein → MRLRNTNTLLVAIMLLIASVGWPAFDGWSMGSRVPAVGMPAEDFYLVDLDGQSQSLSRYRGKIVLLNFWATWCKPCTTEMPAIQASFDKLRDKGFVVLAINELEDDVKVREHIKQYGHTFPVLMDRDNKVANQFGVFGLPVSVFIDQEGRVQEYIKGGLLTEQLIHDVVAKIHKQEPVKAASLR, encoded by the coding sequence ATGAGATTAAGGAACACCAATACCCTGCTTGTTGCGATCATGCTGCTCATCGCATCGGTGGGATGGCCCGCCTTCGACGGGTGGAGCATGGGGTCGCGTGTTCCGGCGGTCGGTATGCCAGCGGAAGATTTTTACCTGGTCGATCTGGATGGCCAGTCGCAGAGCCTCAGTCGGTACCGCGGCAAGATCGTGCTCCTGAACTTCTGGGCCACCTGGTGTAAGCCCTGCACGACTGAAATGCCGGCCATACAGGCCAGCTTCGACAAGCTCCGTGACAAAGGGTTTGTGGTGCTGGCGATCAACGAGTTGGAAGACGATGTGAAAGTGCGCGAACACATCAAGCAGTATGGCCATACGTTTCCGGTCCTCATGGATCGCGACAACAAAGTCGCCAACCAGTTCGGCGTGTTCGGGTTACCCGTGAGCGTGTTCATCGACCAGGAGGGGCGCGTGCAGGAATACATCAAGGGTGGGTTGCTCACCGAGCAGCTGATCCACGACGTGGTTGCGAAGATTCACAAACAGGAGCCGGTCAAGGCGGCATCGCTTCGATAA
- a CDS encoding transporter — translation MMFPFRSRRLVLLSLSLCFLSAGALRPDPVQASCGSVSCFVVIGSQQQVPMAGLLTVNAIYNYTPMEAPEGQGGSIPFSNQGNKTLTLANLNASQIRTLMRTATLDMNYGLTDRFGLQVTVPYKHVNSDAQIGGLTPVPYSDKGVGDIRVSLKYNVLPTLRSMIVVGMGVDLPTGDYGQRVQGGSLAESTLQIGRGNFGLVPTFYQSYELIPHRLNQFALASYRHTLKNSDGYKFGDEVNLSAGLNIIPVESAQWLVLTQQVNYRWMQNDAMDASLFQFNPGGAAILLDPTVKFRSIPTTGSTYMAYSPGIMLNLWDYASMYFIAQIPVMRDFNGNLEQQISYVFGMTKSFQLLGGS, via the coding sequence ATGATGTTCCCATTCCGATCACGGCGGCTCGTCCTTCTCTCTCTCAGTCTTTGCTTTCTGAGCGCAGGGGCCCTGCGTCCCGATCCGGTGCAGGCCTCCTGCGGCTCCGTGAGCTGTTTTGTGGTCATCGGCTCCCAGCAGCAGGTGCCAATGGCCGGTTTGCTGACCGTGAATGCAATTTACAACTACACGCCGATGGAGGCGCCGGAGGGACAGGGCGGGAGCATTCCGTTTTCCAACCAGGGGAACAAGACTCTGACGCTGGCGAACCTGAACGCCAGTCAGATTCGCACGCTCATGCGAACTGCGACCCTCGACATGAACTATGGCCTGACCGACCGATTCGGACTCCAAGTTACGGTGCCCTACAAGCATGTGAACTCCGATGCCCAGATCGGGGGCCTCACGCCGGTGCCCTATAGTGACAAGGGGGTCGGGGATATCAGGGTCAGTCTCAAGTACAACGTGCTGCCGACTCTACGTAGCATGATCGTGGTGGGCATGGGCGTCGATCTGCCGACCGGCGACTATGGGCAACGGGTGCAGGGTGGATCGCTAGCCGAATCGACGCTGCAAATCGGCAGGGGCAATTTCGGCCTCGTGCCGACCTTTTACCAAAGCTATGAGTTGATTCCGCACCGCCTCAATCAGTTTGCCTTGGCGAGCTATCGGCATACGTTGAAGAACAGCGATGGATATAAATTTGGGGACGAAGTGAACCTCAGCGCAGGGCTTAACATCATCCCGGTTGAGAGTGCCCAATGGCTCGTCCTGACACAGCAAGTGAATTATCGCTGGATGCAGAACGATGCGATGGATGCCTCCCTGTTTCAGTTCAATCCAGGCGGCGCGGCTATTCTGCTCGATCCGACCGTGAAGTTCCGCTCCATTCCTACCACCGGCTCGACTTACATGGCCTATTCGCCCGGCATCATGCTGAACCTTTGGGACTATGCCTCGATGTATTTCATCGCGCAGATTCCGGTCATGCGCGATTTCAATGGCAACTTGGAGCAACAAATCAGTTATGTCTTTGGAATGACCAAGTCTTTCCAATTGCTCGGCGGGTCGTAA
- a CDS encoding excisionase family DNA-binding protein, with translation MEGITDRALLLVREAADFLSVSRWAIYRWVEEGRLRGTKIWWGSLRIFHESIAGLVRNKQVAILCVVMNNVLRRRGSELLAQYKRIMDHELNLSSRMCRLACCVL, from the coding sequence ATGGAGGGAATTACGGATAGAGCACTCTTGCTCGTGAGAGAAGCCGCAGATTTCTTGTCGGTAAGCCGCTGGGCCATCTATCGGTGGGTCGAAGAGGGGCGCTTGCGCGGCACGAAGATCTGGTGGGGTAGTTTGCGAATCTTTCACGAATCCATCGCGGGGTTGGTCCGGAACAAACAGGTCGCCATTCTCTGCGTAGTCATGAACAACGTCCTTCGGCGTCGCGGCAGCGAACTGCTCGCGCAATACAAACGCATCATGGATCATGAGCTGAACCTATCCTCACGCATGTGCAGGTTAGCCTGCTGTGTCCTGTAG